A window of the Fusarium poae strain DAOMC 252244 chromosome 3, whole genome shotgun sequence genome harbors these coding sequences:
- a CDS encoding hypothetical protein (TransMembrane:14 (i136-162o174-192i204-223o229-250i262-281o293-314i335-353o365-381i402-423o438-456i463-484o496-517i529-553o604-622i)), which produces MSQLSAPDKETPNATKPKSFTGINHLKLPCHDIIKTGQFYETLFHLDRVLKYNHYTPDHKLFAIMLEHKPTKLIVELRHVPAQASAQKGWDPITWGVGTRADLEEWGVWLDAHGVSRKPTLVINEPEIEYPEGIKLWLIMLSVTAVLILSSIDMNIVATAVPSITDHFHTVAHVGWYSSAFRLCVCAFQFIFGKAYKLFSVKRVFLLANAISLAGSILSGSATTSTMLVVGRAVSGLGAAGLFAGCFVIVVQSTPLRQRPMFLGIMGAAEGLATIAAPLLGGALQTLSWRWCFYINAPIGLIAFLASMLCLPDIQKPIEIARLTLKEKVAQLDPTSNFLLLPALTSLFLAFSWSGTKYSWKSGEVIGPLASFAVLSIAFVLNQTRKREIAALPPRLMKHRSVIAGFIFMFCINSTGVVLEYYLPTYYQLVRGYTPVKSGYMILPIIIAATIGSLIHGAGTSVFGYYTPFMILASVIMPIAIGLITTFEIDTSLERLVSYTALSGLAYGIGFIGPQTAVQTVLPAEDVPLGLSIMLFAQSFGPAVTVPIAQVLFTNQLTTNLKGLAPNLSQRNISNSGLTEMVASVQASDTRVVLIAVNKSLSQTWYFITGLASIAIVGSLSTKWKSVKK; this is translated from the exons ATGTCTCAATTATCAGCGCCTGACAAGGAAACTCCCAACGCCACAAAACCCAAGTCTTTCACGGGTATCAATCATCTCAAACTGCCGTGCCACGATATAATCAAAACTGGACAATTCTACGAGACACTCTTCCACTTGGACCGAGTCCTCAAATACAATCACTACACTCCAGACCACAAGCTATTTGCCATCATGCTGGAGCACAAACCAACCAAGCTTATCGTCGAGCTACGACATGTCCCAGCACAAGCAAGCGCCCAGAAGGGCTGGGACCCGATTACGTGGGGCGTCGGCACTCGTGCGGACCTAGAGGAATGGGGAGTCTGGTTAGATGCGCATGGCGTCTCGAGAA AACCCACGCTAGTCATCAACGAGCCCGAGATCGAATACCCAGAGGGAATCAAACTATGGCTCATAATGCTATCTGTAACTGCTGTTCTAATCTTGAGCAGCATAGATATGAACATAGTCGCAACTGCAGTCCCGAGCATAACAGACCATTTCCACACGGTAGCTCACGTCGGATGGTATTCATCCGCCTTTAGACTTTGTGTCTGCGCATTCCAATTTATCTTTGGAAAAGCATACAAGCTCTTTTCTGTCAAGCGAGTATTCCTCCTCGCCAATGCAATATCTTTAGCGGGATCTATACTGTCTGGTTCTGCTACCACGTCGACTATGCTTGTTGTGGGTAGAGCAGTTTCTGGCCTTGGTGCTGCAGGTTTGTTCGCTGGTTGTTTTGTCATTGTGGTACAGTCAACACCTTTACGCCAAAGACCCATGTTTCTAGGTATCATGGGCGCGGCTGAAGGTCTCGCGACAATTGCCGCTCCACTTCTTGGTGGTGCTCTTCAGACGCTGAGTTGGCGCTGGTGTTTTTATATCAACGCACCAATTGGACTGATCGCGTTTTTGGCCTCTATGCTCTGCTTGCCAGATATCCAGAAGCCCATTGAGATTGCTCGGTTGACCCTCAAAGAAAAGGTAGCCCAGCTTGATCCGACGAGTAACTTCCTACTTCTTCCAGCACTCACGAGCCTCTTCCTCGCCTTTTCCTGGTCTGGCACGAAGTACTCATGGAAGAGTGGTGAGGTTATTGGTCCACTGGCTTCTTTCGCAGTTCTCTCGATTGCATTTGTCCTCAATCAAACCCGCAAACGCGAGATTGCTGCCCTCCCTCCTCGTTTGATGAAGCATCGCAGTGTAATAGCTGGTTTTATCTTCATGTTTTGCATTAACAGTACCGGCGTTGTACTTGAGTACTACCTCCCTACGTACTATCAGCTTGTGCGTGGATATACACCTGTGAAGAGTGGCTACATGATACTTCCTATCATCATTGCAGCAACGATAGGATCACTGATCCATGGAGCTGGCACGAGCGTATTTGGATACTACACCCCATTCATGATCCTGGCTTCAGTAATCATGCCGATAGCAATTGGACTCATCACAACTTTCGAAATCGACACAAGTTTGGAACGTCTTGTTTCTTATACGGCATTGTCAGGACTGGCCTATGGAATAGGCTTCATCGGTCCCCAAACAGCTGTGCAGACTGTTTTACCTGCTGAGGATGTTCCACTTGGGTTGTCCATCATGTTGTTCGCACAATCCTTTGGCCCTGCTGTAACAGTTCCCATTGCACAAGTGCTTTTTACGAACCAACTGACGACCAACTTGAAAGGCCTCGCACCGAACTTGAGTCAACGGAACATCAGCAACAGTGGACTCACTGAGATGGTAGCAAGTGTACAGGCTTCAGACACGAGGGTAGTACTTATTGCTGTTAATAAGAGCCTAAGCCAGACGTGGTACTTTATCACAGGACTGGCTTCGATAGCAATTGTGGGAAGTTTATCCACCAAGTGGAAATCCGTTAAGAAGTAA
- a CDS encoding hypothetical protein (TransMembrane:5 (i164-184o204-221i233-250o262-288i695-719o)), translating to MGGFSRILGSSTDGPVYATVPVDNSAAMEDKIVADQQDQGQHAYAYPHQSYPQQQQQQQHVVSPQPSIGQFQPVQAVSPETISQTRFSQATFPHNTSPWLDPQSPNLRDSPGYDRTFDSHRGLMGNDPANVPYEKAPDVHVVNRPTNAVQPKGPLLYRAMKSKWSMIACLAIGVAAAIGHHFFYNHLDGREAVNQQWMLRVGQLISFIANANFILAAVMAHQQVAWRAVGQKGFSIYAVDSLFGATHNLVELFNREAWAKSWFVMFLALYMWFSPAVVILTSATLYVVPGESVQETLCPSIRTLNFSNEAKESFQTPKKAEGEIMNGRSLSGYNWTATGGNLADDAKTNDNVFEYYNVPSSSLDRIAAGVFSSSQTTYKANISKEICGEGWDCSTTIHFIAPGYKCEELARGVGSKMKQFGNAEPPFNLTDLVPAGNYTYLANTDRGEYMRPQIDNVTIGGIPSEEDGPDFPENLGVFRTEPSIWIGYAEVQDHTKEHAKDQDADGWYDDYTPVIFACDHWEVNYTVTFNYTAGFQKYEITERDYKKKIIDTEWSSWTNESTDGTADGNEATPEKNYVSPRQDYARYRRIAAFHSLGLRLREMLFGNVKVQGVVLADGAITTTNLLDRHESLPIHDFQREVSRIYEDLIISLLSDPQFLAVAWAADPSKLSGTGVGGKETKYACERRRKANFFDYGWSILVAVYAVSFVIASIGVYYGIQAMTSDGTDAQRVMTFSAIAGATKKVTVDEAERKATKIRCFPTEERPGEYEFRAELQG from the coding sequence ATGGGTGGTTTCTCGAGAATCTTGGGCTCTTCTACTGACGGACCTGTATATGCGACAGTACCAGTAGACAACAGCGCTGCAATGGAAGACAAGATCGTGGCAGACCAACAGGATCAGGGACAGCATGCTTATGCGTATCCTCATCAGTCCTAcccgcagcagcagcagcagcaacagcatgTCGTCTCACCGCAGCCATCGATAGGCCAGTTTCAACCAGTGCAAGCTGTCTCACCGGAAACCATCTCTCAGACCAGATTCTCTCAGGCGACATTCCCTCACAACACTTCACCATGGCTTGACCCGCAAAGTCCCAACCTTCGAGACAGTCCCGGCTACGATCGCACTTTTGACAGCCATAGAGGACTCATGGGAAATGACCCAGCCAATGTGCCTTATGAGAAAGCACCCGATGTCCACGTCGTCAACCGACCGACCAATGCCGTCCAGCCGAAGGGACCGCTTTTGTACAGGGCCATGAAAAGTAAGTGGTCCATGATTGCTTGCTTGGCCATTGGAGTTGCcgccgctatcggtcatcaCTTCTTTTACAACCACCTCGACGGCCGTGAAGCTGTGAATCAACAATGGATGCTCCGAGTTGGACAACTCATTTCCTTCATTGCCAACGCCAACTTCATCCTCGCGGCCGTCATGGCTCATCAACAGGTAGCATGGCGAGCCGTGGGTCAGAAGGGATTCTCGATTTATGCCGTCGACTCTCTGTTCGGTGCCACTCACAACCTCGTCGAGCTTTTCAACCGTGAAGCTTGGGCCAAGTCTTGGTTTGTCATGTTTCTAGCTCTTTACATGTGGTTCAGTCCTGCCGTTGTCATTCTTACCTCAGCTACGTTATACGTTGTTCCTGGTGAGAGCGTCCAAGAGACCCTTTGTCCTTCCATCCGCACTCTCAACTTTAGCAACGAAGCAAAAGAGAGCTTTCAGACTCCCAAGAAAGCTGAGGGCGAGATCATGAACGGTCGCTCTCTCTCTGGCTACAACTGGACTGCCACTGGTGGTAACCTTGCGGATGACGCCAAGACCAACGACAACGTTTTCGAATACTACAACGTCCCCTCGTCTTCTCTGGATCGTATCGCTGCCGGTGTCTTCTCGAGTAGTCAGACAACTTACAAGGCCAACATCTCCAAGGAAATCTGTGGCGAAGGTTGGGATTGCTCAACGACCATCCATTTTATCGCTCCTGGATACAAGTGTGAAGAGCTTGCTCGCGGCGTCGGATCCAAGATGAAGCAATTCGGGAATGCAGAGCCGCCTTTCAATCTCACCGACCTGGTCCCTGCTGGTAACTACACCTACCTCGCCAATACTGACCGCGGAGAGTATATGCGACCGCAGATCGACAACGTCACTATTGGTGGTATCCCttctgaagaagatggcccTGACTTCCCTGAGAACCTTGGCGTCTTTAGAACTGAGCCTAGCATCTGGATTGGGTATGCTGAAGTCCAGGACCACACGAAGGAGCATGCAAAGGACCAGGACGCTGATGGATGGTACGACGACTACACCCCCGTAATTTTTGCTTGTGATCACTGGGAGGTGAACTACACTGTGACATTCAACTACACCGCAGGATTCCAGAAGTACGAGATTACTGAACGGGAttacaagaagaagattatCGACACAGAATGGAGTAGCTGGACCAACGAATCCACCGATGGAACAGCCGATGGGAACGAAGCTACACCAGAGAAGAACTATGTCAGCCCTCGTCAGGACTATGCCAGATATCGTCGAATTGCCGCGTTCCACAGCCTGGGATTACGACTTCGGGAAATGCTTTTTGGTAATGTCAAGGTCCAAGGCGTGGTGCTAGCAGACGGTGCCATCACCACAACAAACCTTCTCGACCGACACGAGAGTCTTCCAATCCACGACTTCCAGCGAGAAGTGAGCCGCATCTACGAAGACCTCATCATCTCACTACTGTCCGACCCTCAATTCCTTGCTGTCGCTTGGGCAGCGGACCCTTCCAAGCTATCTGGTACTGGTGTTGGCGGCAAAGAAACTAAATACGCCTGCGAGCGACGTCGTAAGGCCAATTTCTTTGACTATGGATGGTCCATTCTTGTCGCCGTCTATGCGGTGTCTTTTGTCATTGCATCAATTGGAGTCTACTACGGAATACAGGCGATGACTAGTGATGGCACTGATGCGCAACGTGTCATGACGTTCTCTGCTATTGCTGGAGCGACCAAGAAGGTCACTGTGGATGAGGCTGAGAGGAAGGCGACCAAGATTAGGTGTTTCCCTACTGAGGAACGACCAGGAGAATATGAGTTTAGGGCTGAGTTACAGGGATAA